From Salvelinus namaycush isolate Seneca chromosome 9, SaNama_1.0, whole genome shotgun sequence:
taacccatctacatggctggttggaactaaccctaacccatctacatggctggttggaactaaccctaacccatctacatggctggttggaactaaccctaacccatctacatggctggttggaactaaccctaaccctaacccatctacatggctggatggaactaaccctaacccatctacatggcaggttggaactaaccctaacccatctacatggctggttggaactaaccctaacccatctacatgactgtttggaactaaccctaacccatctacatggctggttggaactatccctaacccatctacatggctggttggaactatccctaaccctaacccatctacatggcaggttggaactaaccctaacccatctacatggctggttggaactaaccctaaccctaacccatctacatggctggttggaactaaccctaacccatctacatggctggttggaactaacccaaaccctaacccatctacatggcaggttgtagctaaccctaaccctaacccatctacatggctggttggaaataaccctaacccatctacatggctggttggaactaaccctaacccatctacatggctggttggaactaaccctaacccatctacatggcaggttggaactaaccctaacccatctacatggctggttggaactaaccctaaccctaacccatctacatggctggttggaactaaccctaacccatctacatggctggttggaactaaccctaacccatctacatggctggttggaactaaccctaacccatctacatagctggttggaactaaccctaaccctaacccatctacatgactggttggaactaaccctaacccatctacatggctggttggaactaaccctaaccctaacccatctacatggcaggttggaactaaccctaacccatctacatggctggttggaactaaccctaacccatctacatggctggttggaactaatcctaaccctaacccatctacatggcaggttggaactaaccctaacccatctacatggctggttggaactaaccctaacccatctacatggctggttggaactaaccctaacccatctacatggaaggttggaactaaccctaaccctaacccatctacatggctggttggaactaaccctaacccatctacatggctggttggaactaaccctaacccatctacatggctggttggaactaaccctaacccatctacatggctggttggatctaaccctaacccatctacatggcaggttggaactaaccctaacccatctacatggctggttggaactaaccctaacccatctacatggctggttggatctaaccctaacccatctacatggcaggttggaactaaccctaacccatctacatggctggttggaactaaccctaacccatctacatggctggttggaactaaccctaacccatctacatggcaggttggaactaaccctaacccatctacatgactggttggaactaaccctaaccctaacccatctacatggctggttggaactaaccctaacccatctacatggctggttggaactaaccctaacgctaacccatctacatgactggttggaactaaccctaacccatctacatggctggttggaactaaccctaacccatctacatggctggttggaactaaccctaaccctaacccatctacatggctggttggaactaaccctaacccatctacatggctggttggaactaaccctaaccctaacccatctacatggcaggttggaactaaccctaacccatctacatggctggttggaactaaccctaacccatctacatgactggttggaactaaccctaacccatctacatggctggttggaactaaccctaaccctaacccatctacatggctggttggaactaaccctaacccatctacatggctggttggaactaaccctaaccctaacccatctacatggctggttggaactaaccctaacccatctacatggctggttggaactaaccctaacccatctacatggctggttggaactaaccctaacccatctacatggcaggttggaactaaccctaacccatctacatggcaggttggaactaaccctaacccatctacatggctggttggaactaaccctaaccctaacccatctacatgactggttggaactaaccctaacccatctacatggctggttggaactaaccctaacccatctacatggctggttggaactaaccctaacccatctacatggctggttggaactaaccctaacccatctacatggctggttggaactaaccctaacccatctacatggctggttggaactaactctaaccctaacccatctacatggctggttggaactaaccctaacccatctacatgactggttggaactaaccctaaccctaacccatctacatggctggttggaactaaccctaaccctaacccatctacatgactggttggaactaaccctaacccatctacatgactggttggaactaaccctaaccctaacccatctacatggctggttggaactaaccctaacccatctacatggctggttggaactaaccctaaccctaacccatctacatggctggttggaactaaccctaaccctaacccatctacatgactggttggaactaaccctaaccctaacccatctacatggctggttggaactaaccctaacccatctacatggctggttggaactaaccctaacccatctacatgactggttggaactaaccctaaccctaacccatctacatggctggttgtaactaaccctaacccatctacatggctggttggaactaaccctaaccctaacccatctacatggctggttggaactaaccctaacccatctacatggctggttggaactaaccctaaccctaacccatctacatggctggttggaactaaccctaacccatctacatggctggttggaactaaccctaaccctaacccatctacatggctggttggaactaaccctaaccctattccatctacatggctggttggaactaaccctaacccatctacatggctggttggaactaaccctaaccctaacccatctacatggctggttggaactaaccctaacccatctacatggctggttggaactaaccctaacccatctacatggcaggttggaactaaccctaacccatctacatggctggttggaactaaccctaacccatctacatggctggttggaactaaccctaacccatctacatggctggttggaactaaccctaacccatctacatggctggttggaactaaccctaaccctaacccatctacatggctggttggaactaaccctaacccatctacatggctggttggaactaaccctaacccatctacatggctggttggaactaaccctaacccatctacatggcagGTTGGAActaacactaacccatctacatggcaggttggaactaaccctaacccatctacatggcaggttggaactaaccctaaccctaacccatctacatggctgtttggaactaaccctaacccatctacatggctggttggaactaaccctaacccatctacatggctggttggaactCGTCGAGAGAAGATGAAGAAAACAGTGACATTGTTGTCTGGATGTCAACCTCAGCATGTTGGAGAGAAACCAATTTTATTCAGATCAATTCATTACAGTAGATTTTTGATTTATGACTGATATAATTGTCAAGTATTATTTACAAAAACATCTTAAATTCAGTGAACTATATACTTATATATAACACTAAACTATTATTTATTGCAATTACTGTATATCAAGTGTTTAATTTCTACATTAAATTGACATTATTAAAAAAAAGATTTGTCAGAAAGATTTAACTGCATACAGGCTTTATAGCGCCAGGGAGGATGGGGTGAGGGTGGAGCAGGTTAGATAGCGTCAGGGAGGATGGGGTGAGGCTGGAGCAGGTTAGATAGCATCAGGGAGGATGGGGTGAGGGTGGAGCAGGTTTTATAGCGTCAGGGAGGATGGGGTGAGGCTGGAGCAGGTTTTATAGCGTCAGGGAGGATGGGGTGAGGCTGGAGCAGGTTTTATAGCGTCAGGGAGGATGGGGTGAGGCTGGAGCAGGTTTTATAGCGTCAGGGAGGATGGGGTGAGGCTGGAGCAGGTTTTATAGCGCCAGGGAGGATGGGGTGAGGCTGGAGCAGGTTTTATACCATCAGGGAGGATGGGGTGAGGCTGGAGCAGGTTTTATAGCGTCAGGGAGGATGGGGTGAGGATGTAGCAGGTTTACATCCCAACAATTTCCTCTGAatctgacatttaaaaaaaatgtgttgtgAAAGTTGCTCCAGGTATTCCCTGTGGGTTTGACATAGAAGCATGTAGTTGCTTTATAAACAGCCTGTCAAAAAGCAGTCAGCCAGAGTGCCAAGGCTGGTTCTTAGGCTGTTTAACTATTTTCAAGAGAGGCAGAACCATCCATAAACCTTCCAGaatacctctcccctctccttccttccaccTCCCCTCGCctcagagagaggagaagagatacgAGGTCCAGAGTACGGATCATTCTTCCAGGAAACCTCCCCTCCCCTCGCCTCAGACATACTCTGGAGGTTTCCTGGAGGAATGATCCATACTCCGGACCTCGTAtcgcctctcctctcttctcccctcccctcccctcgccTCAGACATACTCTGGAGGTTTCTTGGAGGAATGATCCATACTCCGGACCTCGTATcgcctttcctctcttctcccctcgcCTCAGACATACTCTGGAGGTTTCCTGGAAGAATGATCCGTACTCCGGACCTCGTTTCTCTTCGGCGATTGTGCCTGGGGTGCTCCGTAATAGTCTGTCTGAGGTCCCCTGGAATGATCTGCTTGGGGGGCTCCATAATAGTCTGCCTGAGGTCCCCTGGAATGGTCTGCCAGAGGCCCCAGACAGGATGCAAACAGGAGTAATCCCGCCACCAGCAGGAGGAACCCCCCCACCCAGCCGCAGAACAGGGCATCACCAAACTCCCAGCGTGGCACCACCTCCGGCACTGACTCATCAAAGTAACGCATTACCGTCAAGTGGGCGACGTAGGAAACAGGGACCAGACACAGCACCCCAGCTACCATCCCCAGCACCCCTCCTGCCACCTTCATGATCCTCTTGGCCCTGCAGCCCTCCAGCCCCTGGCTGAAGCTGTTGACCAGGTAAAGACCAGGGATAGCCAGCAGCAGGCCCAGCAGGCCCACAGCCAGGGAGATACACATGAAGACACGGGCCACCTTGATGTCCTGAGGCAGGCCCAGCAGGCTGTCGTAGGGTCGACACTCCATCCCCCCCATGTCCTGGACCACACAGGTCTCCCAGAGACCCAGCTCATAGCTCTCTGTGAGCAAGAGGTCTGTGGACAGGGTCAGCCACTGTGGCATCAGGGTGGTGGCCAGAGCACACAGCCAGGCTGCCATGTACACTACCATCCCCAGCAGCTCCAAAGTGGAGGCACACAGGTCCATGGTTTACCCGCCCCTCTCTGGACCCGCTCCGTTGACCCTCAAGAGCTCTTCTCTGGCTGCTGGAGAGGATCTGGAGAGGTCTGGCAGCTCCTGATGTCCAGTAGGAACAGAGAGGCTTCTCACAGCACCTGCTAATTACTGCTGACTACTGTTCTGTTCACAGGCAGGCGGAGAGCTCCTTCACTAACAGTCCCACTCCACAGAAACACACATCATCTGGCTGGAGGCTGGGAAGAAAGGGACTCTCAGGCACATGGCCCTCCCCTACCTCCTGCTGAGGCTGCTGGTCTGCCAATGGACCAGGGGAGGGAGGGTACATGGCCAGCCTCCCTGAGAATCCTGCCCTGCCTGTCTCCCAGCCCTCCCAGCCACATGGGATGGTATTAAAGAGAGACAGGAAGTTATTAAAATGCAGATTGTTGACAATTCACGACAGAGAGCCAAGTCTGGGCTCAGCCCTCCTGGTTATTGTGCAcctatcccaaatggcaccctattccctatttattgCAGTACTTTAGGAAATTATGCCTTTCTTTTaagcacttctcagtagttggtattcagacttccCTCATGAAAGTAACagggagaatagtgtacaatagagtaggctataccctcgtctatattctgcactaaccatggaaccGTGTGATGACACATCCAAGTATTGCAACATGGGTCAGGTTCAAACTGTTatggaatgataatgtaggctataccaactgaagggaacgAACATTGAATTGGCAGTTGAATGTGTTGTCATTAGACCTACTGACGATCGATACTGATAGtgactaatatttaacatgacAGAAATAGGAAACAGAGAAAGCCGGAGTAGCCTATAATTAAGACATTCGAGAGTGCCCATTCCTGCAGGTTAAAAGGCCGTACAATTTAAATTCTGCATAATGGCAAAGAATTTCATCAACTTTACTGTGAGAAAGGTGATATGTTGATAagcttcagtttgctgccatgtgactggtttcacatttatCTCCAGCGATTATAAGGGAAAATAGATcttaaacaaatgtaatatatatttaaaattccCTCATCAAacggattactcatttacctagctcttatcaatagatcttatcaagttgtaaattacagtgcatagagaatggtgttatttaTATAAACAAAATTAGTCGATTATTTTTCGACTTGGAACCGGCAGGTTCACTAGACCTTATTCAATAAAatttaaatcaaatgtatttataaagccctttttacatcagccgatcaaagtgctgtacagaaacccagcctaaaaccccaaacagcaagcaatgcaggtgtagaagcacggtggctaggaaaaactccctagaaaggccagaacctaggaagaaacctagagaggaaccaggctctgaggggtggccagtcctcttctggctgtgccaggtggagattatatcagtacatggccaagatgttcaaacgttcatagatgaccagcagtgtcaaataataataataatcaaagtGGTTggagagggtgcaacaggtcagtacctcaggagtaaatgtcagttgacttttcatagccgagcattcagaggtagagacagcaggtgcgggagagagagagagtcgaaaacagcaggtctgggacaaggtagcacgtccagtgaacaggtccagtgaacaggtcagtgttccatagccgcaggcagaacagttaaaactggagcagcagcacgaccaggtgaactggggacagcaaggagtcatcaggccaggtagtcctgaggcatggtctatGTCtaaaatctatgcagcctactcagtcactttttatagctactgttaacaggcctcctgggccatatacagtgttcctcactgagttccctgaacccagatctctcttttgacgaacatatcaagactatttgaaggacagcttttttccatcttcgtaacattgcattgatatgcccaacctagatcgaggcagagaaacagtctcaatggggatagctgagctgactacactgactgtgttagtggcagactccactaagctggcaggctggctaaaagcctgctgcctggcctgcaccctatctcattgtggagctagaggagttagagccctgtctatgttcatagataagatgagagcacccctccagctaggaaagagtccgtcactcctcaggaggccaggcttggtcccgtttgtgggtgagtcccagaaagagggccaattatctacaaattatatattttgggaggggcagaaaacagttttcaaccagcgattgagtttattttttattttattttaccaggtaagttgactgagaacacattctcactTACAggaacgacctggggaatagttacaggggagaggagggggatgaatgagccaattgtaagctggggattattaggtgaccgtgatggtttgagggccagattgggaatttagccaggacaccggggttaacacccctactcttacgataagtgccatgggatctttagtgaccacagagactcaggacacccgtttaacgtcccatccaaaagacggcaccctacacagggcagcaTCCCCAATCACTGTCCTGGGTTATtgggatattttatatattttttataccagaggaaagagtgcctcctactggccgtccaacaccacttccagcagcatctggtctcccatctagggaccaaccaggaccaaacctgcttagcttcagaagcaagcagcagtgggatgcagggtggtatgctgctggctgtagacctcctcactccccctaactgggagggggccagagacacttactgctgtagacctcctcactccccctaactgggaggggaccagagacaattactgctgtagacctcctcactccccctaactgggagggggccagatcCAATGACTGCTGTagacctcctcactccccctaactgggaggggaccAGAGAAACTTACTGCTGTagacctcctcactccccctaactgggagggggccagagacaattactgctgtagacctcctcactcaccctaactgggaggggaccagagacacttactgctgtagacctcctcactccccctaactgggagggggccagagacaattactgctgtagacctcctcactccccctaactgggagggggccagagacaattactgctgtagacctcctcactccccctaactgggagggggccagagacacttactgctgtagacctcctcactccccctaactgggaggggaccagagacacttactgctgtagacctcctcactccccctaactgggagggggccagagacaattactgctgtagacctcctcactccccctaactgggaggggaccagagacacttactgctgtagacctcctcactccccctaactgggagggggccagagacaattactgctgtagacctcctcactccccctaactgggagggggccagagacaattactgctgtagacctcctcactccccctaactgggaggggaccAGAGAAACTTACTGCTGTagacctcctcactccccctaactgggagggggccagagacaattactgctgtagacctcctcactccccctaactgggaggggaccagagacacttactgctgtagacctcctcactccccctaactgggaggggccagagacaattactgctgtagacctcctcactccccctaactgggaggggaccagagacacttactgctgtagacctcctcactccccctaactgggagggggccagagacaattactgctgtagacctcctcactccccctaacttaggagggggccagagacaattactgctgtagacctcctcactccccctaactgggaggggaccagagacacttactgctgtagacctcctcactccccctaactgggagggggccagagacaattactgctgtagacctcctcactccccctaactgggaggggaccagagacacttactgctgtagacctcctcactccccctaactgggagggggccagagacaattactgctgtagacctcctcactccccctaactgggagggggccagagacaattactgctgtagacctcctcactccccctaactgggagggggccagagacaattactgctGTAGACCTCCTCACTACCCCTAACTGGGAGAGGGCCAGAGACACTTACTGCTGTagacctcctcactccccctaactgggagggggccagagactcttctgtagacctcctcactccccctaactgggaggggaccagagacaattactgctgtagacttcctcactccccctaactgggagggggccagagacaattactgctgtagacctcctcactccccctaactgggagggggccagagacaattactgctgtagacctcctcactccccctaactgggaggggaccagagacacttactgctgtagacctcctcactccccctaactgggagggggccagagacaattactgctgtagacctcctcactccccctaacttaggagggggccagagacaattactgctgtagacctcctcactccccctaactgggaggggaccagagacacttactgctgtagacctcctcactccccctaactgggagggggccagagacaattactgctgtagacctcctcactcaccctaactgggaggggaccagagacacttactgctgtagacctcctcactccccctaactgggagggggccagagacaattactgctgtagacctcctcactccccctaactgggagggggccagagacaattactgctgtagacctcctcactccccctaactgggagggggccagagacaattactgctGTAGACCTCCTCACTACCCCTAACTGGGAGAGGGCCAGAGACACTTACTGCTGTagacctcctcactccccctaactgggagggggccagagactcttctgtagacctcctcactccccctaactgggaggggaccagagacaattactgctgtagacttcctcactccccctaactgggagggggccagagacaattactgctgtagacctcctcactccccctaactgggagggggccagagacaattactgctgtagacctcctcactccccctaactgggagggggccagagacacttactgctgtagacctcctcactccccctaactgggagggggccagagacaattactgctgtagacctcctcactccccctaactgggagggggccagagacaattactgctgtagacctcctcactccccctaactgggagggggccagagacaattactgctgtagacctcctcactccccctaactgggagggggccagagacaattactgctgtagacctcctcactccccctaactgggagggggccagagacaattactgctgtagacctcctcactccccctaactgggagggggccagagacacttactgctgtagacctcctcactccccctaactgggaggggaccagagacacttactgctgtagacctcctcactccccctaactgggaggggaccagagacacttactgctgtagacctcctcactccccctaactgggagggggccagagacaattactgctgtagacctcctcactccccctaactgggagggggccagagacaattactgctgtagacctcctcactccccctaactgggagggggccagagacaattactgctgtagacctcctcactccccctaactgggagggggccagagacaattactgctgtagacctcctcactccccctaactgggagggggccagagacaattactgctgtagacctcctcactccccctaactgggagggggccagagacaattactgctgtagacctcctcactcaccctaactgggaggggaccagagacacttactgctgtagacctcttcactccccctaactgggagggggccagagacaattactgctgtagacctcctcactccccctaactgggagggggccagagacaattactgctgtagacctcctcactccccctaactgggagggggccagagacacttactgctgtagacctcctcactccccctaactgggaggggaccagagacacttactgctgtagacctcctcactccccctaactgggagggggccagagacaattactgctgtagacctcctcactccccctaactgggagggggccagagacaattactgctgtagacctcctcactccc
This genomic window contains:
- the LOC120053573 gene encoding putative claudin-24 encodes the protein MDLCASTLELLGMVVYMAAWLCALATTLMPQWLTLSTDLLLTESYELGLWETCVVQDMGGMECRPYDSLLGLPQDIKVARVFMCISLAVGLLGLLLAIPGLYLVNSFSQGLEGCRAKRIMKVAGGVLGMVAGVLCLVPVSYVAHLTVMRYFDESVPEVVPRWEFGDALFCGWVGGFLLLVAGLLLFASCLGPLADHSRGPQADYYGAPQADHSRGPQTDYYGAPQAQSPKRNEVRSTDHSSRKPPEYV